The Tissierellales bacterium genome includes the window TTGGAACTTGTCAAACTGTATGTCAATTTGATGCTATTGATATAATTGATGGAATTGCAGTAATTAATAAGGAAAAGTGTACAGGTTGTAAACAATGTATAGAAATATGTCCTAAAAACATAATAGAAATGGTACCTTATGAACAAAGAACAGTAATAAAATGTTATAGCAATGATCCAGGAAAGGTAGTAAGGAAAAATTGTTCTATAGGCTGTATTGGCTGTGGTATATGTGTTAAAAATTGTCCTTTCAATGCAATAACAATGGAGAATAATTTAGCTAAAATAAATTATGAAGAATGTTATAAAAATTGTGAAGCTTGTGGTATATGTGCTGAAGTATGTCCAACAGGTGCTATATGGACAGATTTAACAAAGGTATTAGAAAACATAGAAGCAAAGGAAAAAGCAAAGAAAGAAGCGAAAGCTAAAGCAAAAGCCAAAGCAAAAGCATAAATGATGAAAAAGATAGGGCCTATTTAATAGGGCCCTTTTTTCTAATATAAATGTCTGTTTTTATAAAAATTGTAACTTGTATTTAAAAAACAGACATGGTAAACTTAATATGTATATTATGTATTCAATAAATATATATAAAATAAATACAAAATATATAGTGAATTGATTATATGTATATATAATAAATATAAAACATATATGGTAATTTAATCATGTGTATTATATATCATTAATATAAAAAAATATGATAAAATTAATATGCATTGTTATTTTATGAAGGAAGTGGATCATTGACAAAAGGGGATAAATATCTAATAATTTTTATTATAATAACTAGCATTGTATCTCTTATATATATAAAGAACTTTGCCAGTGTATATAATAAAAAATATGTAAAAATTCAGGTAGATGGAAAAGATTATAAGACTATTTATTTTGACCCTAAAGTTGTAGGCAAAGAACTTAAAATAGAAACTGAATTTGGCTATAATTTATTAGAAATAGGTGATGGAAAGGTGAGGGTAATAGAAGCAGATTGTCCTGACCAGTTAGATGTGAAACAAGGCTATATATCAAAACCAGGAGAGGTTATTGTTTGCTTACCGAATAAGCTAGTGATTGAGATAATGGGTGAAGTGGAGGATAATGATGTGGATTATATTAGCCATTAGAAAAGAGTGGTAAAATGGATAAAGTACGAAAAATGATATTTTTGTCTTTACTAGTTGCACTTGGGCTTGTTTTAGGGGTTATTGAATCTTTTATGCCATTGCCTTACGTTGCTCCCGGAGCTAAGTTAGGACTATCAAATATAGTAATACTAATAACTTTAGTGCTTTACGGGTTCAAGGAAGGTATGGTTGTAGGAATACTAAAAAGCTTAGTGCTTACATTAATAACAGGAAGTGTATCAAGCCTATTTTATAGTTTGTTTGGAGCAATATTTAGTGGTATTGTAATGTATATAGTATATGCATACTTCTCTAAAGTTTTTAGTCTTATAGGAGTTAGTATTTTTGGTGCAGTAGCTCATAATACAGGTCAGGTATTTGTTGCAAGTATTATGATGAAGAATTTTAGAATCTTTTCATATTTACCAATATTACATCTTATAAGTTTATTTACTGGATATTTTGTAGGATTGGCTTCAATATTTATCACAGATAATTTAAAAAAAAAATGGGAAAATTTCTTTGAAACTAATAATGTTAAGGTGATATAATGAAAAGGATTATTCTCGCTTCAGCTTCTCCTAGAAGAAAGGAATTACTTTTAAAATATGGCATTGAACCCATTATAAGACCAAGTAATGTTAAAGAGATTATTTCTCCTAAGGAAAGGCCAGAGCAGGTTGCTATGTCTTTAGCATTTATAAAGGCTAAAGATATAGCAGGAAAATTTATTGGAAATGAGATAATAATTGCTGCTGATACTTTAGTTTACCTAAACAATAATATACTAGGTAAACCTAAGGATAAGGATGAAGCCGGACATATGATTAGGATGATGAGTGGTAAGAAACATTTTGTTATTACTGGTTTGTCTATAATAGAAGTGCAAGCAAATAGAAAAATAATTGATTATGAAAAAACAATGATAAGTTTTAGAAAACTATCAGAAAATAAAATTGAGAGATACTTAGATACAGGGGAGTATAAAGACAAAGCAGGGGGGTATGGAATACAAGGACAAGGTGAGATTTTAGTCGAAGAAATAGAAGGTTGTTATTCAAATGTTGTAGGACTTCCCATCCCAAAGTTAGACAAACTTTTAGAGAAATATTTTCATATTAGTTTGCTATAAAATAAAAGGTGGTGGGTTTATGAAAGTAACTATAGATAATAATAAAGAATACACCATTAAGGATTTACCTATAACTGAAAGACCGAGAGAGAAATTAGCGCGTTATGGAGCAAATTCTTTATCAAATACTGAATTAGTAGCAATTATTATTAGAACTGGATATAAAGAAGAGACTGCTATTGATTTAGCACAAAGAATATTAAGTATTGATAAAGAAGGTATTGTTTATTTATCCAATGTAACTTTAGAAGAATTAATAAGGATAAAAGGAATAGGGGAATGTAAAGCAGCTCAAATTTTAGCTACTGTAGAATTAGGAAAAAGAATATCTACTTATGTAGCAGATGAAAAAATAAAAGTAAATTCTCCAAATACAATTTTAAACCTATTAATGGAAGAAATGAGGTACTTGAAAAAAGAGCATTTTAAGACTATTATATTAGATACGAAAAACCAAGTAATAAGTATAGAAGATACATCTGTTGGCAATTTAAATCAATCTATTGTTCATCCTAGAGAAGTTTTTAATT containing:
- a CDS encoding Fe-S cluster domain-containing protein, whose amino-acid sequence is MNTIIYSVSVLGGLGLLFGIILSLASKAFAVEVDPKVEEIRKVLPGANCGACGFPGCDGLANAIAKGTAAVNSCSVGGQPVSDKVGEIMGVNAETDEKMIATVLCQGSDCKAKEKFKYEGIKDCRAANRIAGGSKACSYGCLGFGTCQTVCQFDAIDIIDGIAVINKEKCTGCKQCIEICPKNIIEMVPYEQRTVIKCYSNDPGKVVRKNCSIGCIGCGICVKNCPFNAITMENNLAKINYEECYKNCEACGICAEVCPTGAIWTDLTKVLENIEAKEKAKKEAKAKAKAKAKA
- a CDS encoding NusG domain II-containing protein, which produces MTKGDKYLIIFIIITSIVSLIYIKNFASVYNKKYVKIQVDGKDYKTIYFDPKVVGKELKIETEFGYNLLEIGDGKVRVIEADCPDQLDVKQGYISKPGEVIVCLPNKLVIEIMGEVEDNDVDYISH
- a CDS encoding Gx transporter family protein, with the protein product MDKVRKMIFLSLLVALGLVLGVIESFMPLPYVAPGAKLGLSNIVILITLVLYGFKEGMVVGILKSLVLTLITGSVSSLFYSLFGAIFSGIVMYIVYAYFSKVFSLIGVSIFGAVAHNTGQVFVASIMMKNFRIFSYLPILHLISLFTGYFVGLASIFITDNLKKKWENFFETNNVKVI
- a CDS encoding Maf family protein, producing the protein MKRIILASASPRRKELLLKYGIEPIIRPSNVKEIISPKERPEQVAMSLAFIKAKDIAGKFIGNEIIIAADTLVYLNNNILGKPKDKDEAGHMIRMMSGKKHFVITGLSIIEVQANRKIIDYEKTMISFRKLSENKIERYLDTGEYKDKAGGYGIQGQGEILVEEIEGCYSNVVGLPIPKLDKLLEKYFHISLL
- the radC gene encoding DNA repair protein RadC, translated to MKVTIDNNKEYTIKDLPITERPREKLARYGANSLSNTELVAIIIRTGYKEETAIDLAQRILSIDKEGIVYLSNVTLEELIRIKGIGECKAAQILATVELGKRISTYVADEKIKVNSPNTILNLLMEEMRYLKKEHFKTIILDTKNQVISIEDTSVGNLNQSIVHPREVFNLAIKKNANSVILVHNHPSGDPTPSLEDVNVTNRLVEVGNIVGIKVLDHIIIGDNKYISFKEKNLI